The genomic DNA CAGCAATGACATCTCAATCTTCAGTTTGCCGTCCGAACTCAAGATGCTGATGAAGTCTTCGAGGATCGGTGCTTCGGAGTCAATCCTCGGGATGATTCGGGCTTTGCGAGTCAAGACGTAGATGTCTCCGTTGGACTGAACCTCGAGATCGTGGTGTGCGTTGAGCGGGTTCGACCATATGAGCTTCGAATCCTTGTCGATCTTGATGAGCCCCAGCCCTTCGAAGATTGCGAGGAGATCGCCGTTCTCGAAGATCGCAACTCGACGCCACCATGCGGCGTTCTCGTTGATGTCGAGGCGGCCGAAGGCCGCCTCGTAGGGGAATCGCCAACGATGAAGAATTCCGCCGTCCATGTCCATCAAGATCGCTTCGGGTGCGTGACCCGACGAAAAGAGGTTGTACCCCTGATGCGCTCGGTTACGGTCGTGCAGCGTCACGCCGCTCTTCCCGATTGCTCGCGATCCACGCAAATAGCCGATTGCCATCAGTTGATCGGCCAGCTCCGGGTCGATCTCCTCCTCGCCGGCGCTC from Myxococcales bacterium includes the following:
- a CDS encoding aryl-sulfate sulfotransferase, whose translation is MFATRSNRSRGFAICGRAAVIVALLAATHTLGCEEQPEDEHPSAGEEEIDPELADQLMAIGYLRGSRAIGKSGVTLHDRNRAHQGYNLFSSGHAPEAILMDMDGGILHRWRFPYEAAFGRLDINENAAWWRRVAIFENGDLLAIFEGLGLIKIDKDSKLIWSNPLNAHHDLEVQSNGDIYVLTRKARIIPRIDSEAPILEDFISILSSDGKLKIEMSLLQAFETSRFADLVQKELVSGNGDIFHTNTLAVLSSDRSEDRRRGFTKGNVLLSMNRMGVVALLDIRLGQIIWVRRTPPIGQHDPKLLPNGNMLLFTNNMNTRSSVVEEFDPVSGEVHWSYRGTVDHPFYSMY